The Winogradskyella schleiferi genome has a window encoding:
- the ilvN gene encoding acetolactate synthase small subunit, translating to MSENKQYTVSIYTENNIGLLNRISAIFQRRHMNVESLNTSPSEIDGVSRFTLVVNITESQMKKVIGQIEKQVEVIKAFYHTEDEIIYQESCLFKIKSELLFDERQIQNIIKESNARIVTVNKEFFAIEKSGRKEEIDLLHRELSVFGIMQFTRSGRIAVTKDEMKISTLLKAFQD from the coding sequence ATGAGCGAAAACAAACAATATACCGTTTCAATTTATACGGAAAATAACATTGGATTGTTGAATAGAATTTCGGCAATTTTCCAAAGAAGACACATGAATGTTGAGAGTCTTAACACCTCGCCTTCTGAAATTGACGGCGTTTCAAGATTCACTTTGGTTGTTAATATTACCGAGTCTCAAATGAAAAAGGTTATCGGTCAGATTGAAAAGCAGGTTGAAGTCATCAAAGCTTTCTATCATACAGAAGATGAAATCATTTATCAGGAATCGTGTTTATTCAAAATTAAATCCGAATTATTATTCGATGAACGTCAGATTCAGAATATCATCAAAGAAAGCAATGCCAGAATTGTAACCGTTAACAAAGAATTTTTTGCCATCGAAAAATCTGGAAGAAAAGAAGAAATAGATTTATTGCATAGGGAATTATCCGTATTTGGTATTATGCAATTTACACGTTCAGGTAGAATTGCGGTCACTAAAGACGAAATGAAAATATCAACATTGCTAAAAGCATTTCAAGATTAA
- the ilvB gene encoding biosynthetic-type acetolactate synthase large subunit, with the protein MKETQTIKNNTHTSQTTERISGSEAVIKCLLAEGVDILYGYPGGAIMPVYDELYKYQDKIHHVLSRHEQGAAHAAQGYARISGKVGVAMATSGPGATNLITGIADAQIDSTPLVCITGQVGSHLLGSDAFQETDIVGISTPVTKWNHQITKASEIPEVFAKAFYIAKSGRPGPVLIDITKDAQFEEFDFKYEKCKGVRSYKPVPTTDENSLKAAAELINNAKKPLIVWGQGVILGKAEDAFKAVIEKAGIPSAWTILGASAIPTSHPLNVGMVGMHGNYAPNVLTNDCDVLIAIGMRFDDRVTGNLATYAKQAKIVHFEIDPAEVDKNVKTDIAVLGDAKTSLTDLLPLLHPNSHTDWHQKFKDLYKIEYEKVIKNDLHPTKEGLTMGEVLKEINLQTKGEAAIVSDVGQHQMIACRYAEFNKTKSNITSGGLGTMGFALPAAIGAKMAAPEREVIMIAGDGGYQMNIQELGTIFQQKVPVKIVVLNNEFLGMVRQWQQLFFEKRYASTEMVNPDFVAIAKGYHIEAQKVSERKDLKAAVKEMIDCEGPYFLEVRVEKEDNVFPMIPTGASVSDIRLE; encoded by the coding sequence ATGAAAGAAACTCAAACCATTAAAAACAACACTCACACCAGCCAAACTACTGAGCGTATCTCTGGTAGTGAAGCCGTTATAAAGTGTTTATTAGCCGAAGGAGTTGATATCCTTTATGGCTATCCTGGCGGAGCGATTATGCCAGTTTATGATGAATTGTATAAGTATCAAGATAAAATTCACCATGTCTTATCACGTCACGAGCAAGGTGCCGCACACGCTGCACAAGGTTATGCTCGAATTTCTGGCAAAGTCGGTGTTGCTATGGCAACTTCTGGTCCAGGAGCGACTAATTTAATTACTGGAATTGCTGATGCACAAATAGATTCTACGCCTTTGGTTTGTATCACTGGTCAAGTAGGTTCGCATTTGTTAGGAAGTGATGCGTTTCAAGAAACTGATATTGTTGGAATTTCGACACCTGTAACGAAATGGAATCATCAAATTACTAAAGCTTCAGAAATTCCAGAGGTTTTCGCTAAAGCCTTTTACATTGCTAAAAGCGGACGACCAGGACCTGTTTTAATTGACATTACCAAAGATGCGCAATTTGAGGAGTTTGATTTTAAATACGAAAAATGTAAAGGCGTAAGAAGTTACAAACCTGTACCTACTACCGATGAAAATTCACTCAAAGCTGCTGCAGAATTAATTAATAATGCCAAAAAACCACTAATAGTTTGGGGACAAGGTGTTATTTTAGGTAAGGCGGAAGATGCGTTTAAGGCGGTTATTGAAAAAGCTGGTATTCCTTCGGCTTGGACAATATTGGGAGCTTCTGCTATTCCGACCTCACATCCATTAAATGTGGGAATGGTTGGTATGCATGGTAATTATGCACCAAACGTCCTAACTAACGATTGCGATGTTTTGATTGCCATAGGCATGCGTTTTGACGATCGTGTTACTGGAAATTTAGCAACTTATGCAAAACAAGCAAAAATTGTTCATTTTGAAATTGATCCTGCGGAAGTTGATAAAAACGTAAAAACTGATATCGCTGTTCTTGGCGATGCTAAGACTAGCTTAACAGATCTATTACCATTACTACACCCGAATTCACATACAGATTGGCATCAAAAATTCAAGGATTTATATAAAATTGAATACGAAAAAGTCATTAAAAATGATTTACATCCTACAAAGGAAGGTTTGACTATGGGCGAGGTGTTGAAAGAAATCAACCTCCAGACCAAAGGCGAAGCGGCAATTGTTAGTGATGTTGGTCAACACCAAATGATCGCTTGTCGTTATGCGGAATTCAATAAAACAAAAAGTAATATTACATCTGGTGGCTTAGGAACCATGGGATTTGCATTACCTGCAGCCATTGGAGCCAAAATGGCAGCACCAGAACGCGAGGTGATTATGATCGCTGGTGATGGTGGTTATCAAATGAATATTCAAGAATTGGGTACTATTTTTCAACAAAAAGTACCTGTAAAAATTGTGGTACTGAACAATGAATTTTTAGGTATGGTTCGGCAATGGCAACAATTATTTTTTGAGAAACGCTACGCATCAACAGAAATGGTAAATCCAGATTTTGTAGCCATTGCAAAAGGGTATCATATCGAAGCTCAAAAAGTGTCAGAGCGAAAAGATTTAAAAGCTGCCGTCAAAGAAATGATCGATTGCGAAGGTCCCTATTTTCTAGAGGTTAGAGTTGAAAAGGAAGATAATGTTTTCCCAATGATCCCAACAGGAGCAAGTGTTTCAGATATAAGATTAGAATGA
- the ilvD gene encoding dihydroxy-acid dehydratase — MSELNKYSKTVTQDPTQPAAQAMLHAIGLTKEDFFKPIVGIASTGYEGNPCNMHLNDLAKLVKEGTKNEDVVGLIFNTIGVSDGISMGTPGMRYSLPSRDIIADSMETVVQAMSYDGLVTVVGCDKNMPGALMAMIRLNRPSILVYGGTIDSGCHNGKKLDVVSAFEAWGSKVAGTMTENEFQNIVEKACPGAGACGGMYTANTMASAIEALGMTLPFNSSNPALSDDKKQESVRAGEALRLLLEKDIKPSDIITRKSLENAVRLVTILGGSTNAVLHFLAIARAAQIDFTLKDFQDISDNTPFLADLKPSGKYLMEDVHAVGGIPAVLKYLLKKGLIHGDCLTVTGKTIAENLLDVDDLKEGQDVIKPIEEPIKISGHLRMLYGNLATEGSVAKITGKEGLCFRGKAKVFEGEYAANDGIRDGKVEKGDVVVIRYEGPKGGPGMPEMLKPTAAIMGAGLGKDVALITDGRFSGGTHGFVVGHITPEAQEGGTIAVVKDGDIITIDAETNSISLEVSEEELQKRREKWKAPELKFERGVLYKYAKTVSSASKGCVTDEF, encoded by the coding sequence ATGAGTGAATTAAACAAATACAGTAAAACGGTTACTCAAGACCCTACACAACCAGCTGCTCAAGCCATGTTGCATGCCATTGGATTAACAAAGGAAGATTTTTTTAAACCTATTGTCGGCATTGCAAGTACAGGTTACGAAGGTAACCCTTGTAATATGCACCTTAACGATTTGGCTAAATTGGTAAAGGAAGGTACAAAGAATGAAGATGTCGTCGGATTAATATTCAATACCATTGGTGTAAGTGATGGTATTTCCATGGGAACGCCAGGAATGCGTTACTCATTACCTTCCCGTGATATCATTGCCGATTCTATGGAAACAGTAGTGCAAGCTATGAGTTATGATGGATTGGTAACAGTTGTTGGCTGCGACAAAAACATGCCAGGTGCTTTAATGGCTATGATTCGATTGAATCGTCCTTCTATATTGGTCTATGGTGGAACTATTGACTCTGGTTGCCATAATGGAAAAAAATTAGATGTGGTTTCTGCTTTTGAAGCTTGGGGAAGTAAAGTTGCTGGTACTATGACCGAAAACGAATTCCAAAATATCGTTGAAAAAGCATGTCCAGGAGCTGGAGCTTGTGGCGGCATGTACACGGCAAACACTATGGCTTCAGCAATTGAAGCTTTGGGTATGACGTTGCCTTTCAACTCTTCAAATCCTGCATTAAGTGATGACAAGAAACAGGAATCCGTTAGAGCTGGTGAAGCGCTGCGTTTATTGTTGGAAAAGGACATAAAACCTTCGGATATTATCACAAGAAAATCGCTTGAAAATGCCGTTCGTTTAGTAACAATTTTAGGTGGTTCGACAAATGCAGTATTACATTTTTTAGCCATTGCAAGAGCTGCACAAATCGATTTTACATTAAAGGATTTTCAAGATATTAGTGACAACACACCGTTTTTAGCCGATTTAAAACCAAGTGGTAAATATCTAATGGAAGATGTTCATGCGGTCGGTGGAATTCCTGCGGTATTAAAATATCTTTTGAAAAAAGGGTTGATTCATGGCGATTGTTTAACCGTTACAGGAAAAACAATTGCTGAAAATTTATTGGATGTTGATGATTTAAAAGAAGGCCAAGACGTTATCAAACCTATTGAAGAACCTATCAAAATTTCAGGACACTTAAGAATGCTCTATGGCAATTTAGCAACCGAAGGAAGTGTTGCCAAAATTACGGGTAAAGAAGGCTTATGTTTTAGAGGAAAGGCGAAAGTCTTTGAAGGAGAGTATGCTGCAAATGATGGCATAAGAGACGGAAAAGTTGAAAAAGGAGATGTCGTTGTCATTAGATACGAAGGTCCAAAAGGTGGCCCAGGAATGCCCGAAATGCTAAAGCCAACGGCTGCCATTATGGGAGCAGGTTTAGGTAAAGATGTGGCTTTAATTACTGACGGAAGATTTTCAGGAGGCACCCACGGTTTTGTTGTTGGACATATCACGCCAGAAGCACAAGAAGGCGGAACAATAGCCGTCGTGAAAGATGGAGATATTATTACCATTGATGCTGAAACCAACTCCATATCATTAGAAGTTTCTGAAGAAGAACTTCAAAAACGAAGAGAAAAATGGAAAGCACCAGAATTAAAATTCGAACGTGGTGTTTTATATAAATATGCAAAAACAGTATCCTCAGCATCAAAAGGCTGTGTAACTGATGAATTTTAG
- the ilvC gene encoding ketol-acid reductoisomerase, whose translation MSNYFNTLPLREQLEQLGKCRFMDASEFEDGVNALKGKKIVIVGCGAQGLNQGLNMRDSGLDISYALRQKAIDEKRASYKNATDNGFTVGTYEELIPTADLVLNLTPDKQHTSVVKAVMPLMKKGATLSYSHGFNIVEEGTKIREDLTVIMVAPKCPGTEVREEYKRGFGVPTLTAVHPENDPEGKGWAQAKAYAAATGGHRAGVLESSFIAEVKSDLMGEQTILCGLLQTGAILSFDKMVEEGIEPGYAAKLIQFGWETITEALKHGGITNMMDRLSNPAKIKAYNLSEELKEIMRPLFEKHMDDIISGHFSKTMMEDWANDDVNLLKWRAETGETAFEKTALTSDHISEQEYFDNGVLLVAFVKSGVELAFETMVAAGIIEDSAYYESLHELPLIANTIARKKLFEMNRVISDTAEYGCYLFDHACKPLLTDFMTTVDTSIIGKPFSNSNGVDNIELIAINDAIRNHPIEAVGQRLRAAMTAMKVIKTEDAKTSVLA comes from the coding sequence ATGTCAAATTATTTTAACACATTACCATTAAGAGAACAATTAGAGCAATTGGGAAAGTGTCGTTTTATGGACGCTTCAGAATTTGAAGATGGCGTAAACGCTTTAAAAGGAAAGAAAATCGTAATCGTAGGTTGTGGAGCTCAAGGCCTTAACCAAGGATTGAACATGCGCGATTCGGGACTTGATATTTCTTATGCCCTAAGACAAAAGGCCATTGACGAAAAGCGTGCATCTTACAAAAATGCAACTGATAATGGATTTACTGTTGGGACTTATGAAGAATTAATTCCAACGGCTGATTTGGTGTTAAACTTAACACCAGACAAACAACATACAAGCGTTGTAAAAGCTGTGATGCCTTTAATGAAAAAAGGCGCAACCTTGAGCTATTCGCATGGTTTTAATATAGTTGAAGAAGGCACAAAAATCCGTGAAGATTTAACCGTAATTATGGTCGCACCTAAGTGTCCTGGAACGGAAGTTAGAGAAGAATACAAACGCGGTTTTGGAGTTCCTACATTAACAGCGGTACATCCAGAAAATGATCCAGAAGGAAAAGGTTGGGCACAAGCAAAAGCTTATGCTGCTGCCACTGGAGGGCATAGAGCCGGAGTATTGGAATCGTCATTCATTGCCGAAGTAAAATCTGATTTAATGGGAGAACAGACCATTCTTTGTGGTTTGTTACAAACAGGTGCTATTTTATCTTTTGACAAAATGGTTGAAGAAGGTATTGAACCTGGTTATGCTGCCAAATTAATTCAGTTCGGTTGGGAAACCATTACCGAGGCATTGAAGCATGGTGGTATTACCAACATGATGGATCGTTTATCTAATCCAGCAAAAATCAAAGCGTATAACCTTTCTGAAGAATTAAAAGAAATTATGCGTCCATTGTTTGAAAAGCATATGGACGATATTATTTCCGGGCATTTCTCAAAAACCATGATGGAAGATTGGGCAAATGATGATGTCAACTTATTAAAATGGAGAGCAGAAACTGGTGAAACAGCTTTTGAAAAAACAGCGTTAACTTCAGATCATATCTCTGAACAAGAGTATTTTGACAATGGTGTTTTATTAGTTGCTTTTGTAAAATCTGGTGTAGAACTAGCCTTCGAAACCATGGTTGCTGCAGGTATTATTGAAGATTCTGCTTATTACGAATCCTTACATGAATTACCATTAATCGCGAACACCATCGCCAGAAAGAAATTATTCGAAATGAATCGTGTGATTTCAGATACGGCTGAATATGGTTGCTATTTATTTGACCATGCTTGTAAACCGTTATTAACGGATTTCATGACAACCGTTGACACATCTATTATTGGAAAGCCATTTTCAAATTCAAATGGTGTTGATAATATAGAGTTAATTGCCATAAACGATGCGATAAGAAATCATCCTATCGAAGCCGTTGGCCAACGTTTACGTGCGGCAATGACAGCCATGAAAGTGATTAAAACTGAGGATGCCAAAACATCTGTTTTAGCCTAA